Proteins encoded in a region of the Elaeis guineensis isolate ETL-2024a chromosome 7, EG11, whole genome shotgun sequence genome:
- the LOC105034672 gene encoding probable serine/threonine-protein kinase At1g54610 isoform X2 gives MGCLLGKLTAWDGFNPVGALCASAAAAAAAGDDDDDRFRVTAPPLHPRLGLILSAPTDPSGWPLWLSAVAGDALHGWLPRRATSFQKLEKIKCYMKQLLSGLEHCHSQGVLHRDIKGSNLLLSKEGILKIADFGLATSYDPNHIQPMTSNVVTLWYRPPELLLGATHYGVGVDLWSVGCILAELLTGKPILPGRTEVEQLHKIFKLCGTPSEDYWKKSKLPQKPTFRTYKRCIGETFASLPPSSLSLIETLLAVYPAERGTATAALNSEFFTTEPYACEPSSLPQYPPTKEIDRNLRVAKARRQKRINGKVNCEAAKRVRFGHLSCGSLLAPEASAEPYVKLDRRRLMTSSIMSRPKKFPPPHLDAAIGFPRDVLHKSTESFSTIDSSFDCSIVEASRVLGGALPGSVDHSGRGTSRRKIRSKEYHYMTPHSVLIGALRPYSKAHLMEPRNKNKAYIRSRN, from the exons ATGGGATGCCTCCTCGGTAAGCTCACCGCCTGGGACGGCTTCAACCCCGTCGGAGCTCTCTGCGCCTCCGCGGCCGCGGCCGCCGCCGCTGGCGACGACGATGACGACCGCTTCCGCGTTACTGCGCCGCCACTGCATCCCCGGCTCGGCCTTATCCTCTCCGCCCCCACCGACCCCTCCGGTTGGCCGCTCTGGCTCTCCGCCGTCGCCGGCGACGCCCTCCACGGGTGGCTCCCCCGCCGCGCCACCTCCTTCCAGAAGCTCGAGAAG ATCAAATGCTATATGAAACAATTACTTTCCGGGCTTGAGCACTGCCACAGCCAAGGTGTCTTGCATCGTGATATAAAGGGTTCAAATCTGCTTCTTAGTAAAGAAGGAATTCTTAAGATAGCTGATTTTGGACTAGCTACTTCCTACGATCCCAATCACATACAGCCCATGACTAGTAATGTCGTCACTCTATGGTATCGTCCTCCCGAACTCCTACTAGGTGCTACTCATTATGGTGTTGGCGTTGACCTCTGGAGTGTGGGTTGCATTTTGGCAGAGCTGCTCACTGGGAAGCCAATACTGCCAGGAAGGACAGAG gTGGAACAGttgcacaaaatttttaaattatgtggAACCCCATCTGAGGATTATTGGAAGAAATCAAAGTTGCCGCAAAAGCCTACTTTCAGAACATACAAGCGTTGTATAGGAGAAACATTTGCGAGCCTTCCACCTTCTTCATTGTCTCTCATTGAAACACTTCTGGCAGTTTACCCTGCTGAGCGTGGGACAGCCACTGCTGCTCTTAACAGTGAA TTTTTCACCACAGAGCCTTATGCCTGCGAACCGTCAAGCTTGCCTCAGTATCCTCCAACCAAAGAAATTGACAGGAACTTGAGGGTAGCTAAAGCTAGAAG GCAAAAGAGGATTAATGGGAAAGTAAATTGTGAAGCGGCGAAGAGAGTCCGATTTGGACATCTTAGCTGTGGATCACTGCTAGCTCCAGAAGCAAGTGCTGAACCATACGTGAAACTGGAT CGACGGAGATTGATGACTTCAAGCATCATGAGCAGACCCAAGAAATTTCCACCACCCCATCTTGATGCAGCAATCGGATTCCCAAGGGACGTGTTGCATAAAAGCACCGAATCCTTCAGCACGATTGATTCATCATTTGATTGTTCAATTGTTGAAGCCAGTAGAGTGCTGGGTGGCGCATTGCCTGGTTCAGTGGATCATTCAGGTAGGGGTACTAGCAGGAGGAAGATCAGAAGCAAAGAATACCATTACATGACCCCTCATAGTGTTCTAATTGGGGCACTTAGGCCATACTCAAAAGCTCATCTGATGGAGCCAAGGAATAAAAATAAAGCATACATAAGATCTAGGAATTAG
- the LOC105034672 gene encoding probable serine/threonine-protein kinase At1g54610 isoform X1: protein MGCLLGKLTAWDGFNPVGALCASAAAAAAAGDDDDDRFRVTAPPLHPRLGLILSAPTDPSGWPLWLSAVAGDALHGWLPRRATSFQKLEKIGSGTYSNVYKARDLETGRVVAMKKVRVERVNGKEAEEGVRFMAREIALLRRLDHPNVVRLEGVATSRVADSPSLYLILEYLDHDLAGLAAYPGVKFSEAQIKCYMKQLLSGLEHCHSQGVLHRDIKGSNLLLSKEGILKIADFGLATSYDPNHIQPMTSNVVTLWYRPPELLLGATHYGVGVDLWSVGCILAELLTGKPILPGRTEVEQLHKIFKLCGTPSEDYWKKSKLPQKPTFRTYKRCIGETFASLPPSSLSLIETLLAVYPAERGTATAALNSEFFTTEPYACEPSSLPQYPPTKEIDRNLRVAKARRQKRINGKVNCEAAKRVRFGHLSCGSLLAPEASAEPYVKLDRRRLMTSSIMSRPKKFPPPHLDAAIGFPRDVLHKSTESFSTIDSSFDCSIVEASRVLGGALPGSVDHSGRGTSRRKIRSKEYHYMTPHSVLIGALRPYSKAHLMEPRNKNKAYIRSRN from the exons ATGGGATGCCTCCTCGGTAAGCTCACCGCCTGGGACGGCTTCAACCCCGTCGGAGCTCTCTGCGCCTCCGCGGCCGCGGCCGCCGCCGCTGGCGACGACGATGACGACCGCTTCCGCGTTACTGCGCCGCCACTGCATCCCCGGCTCGGCCTTATCCTCTCCGCCCCCACCGACCCCTCCGGTTGGCCGCTCTGGCTCTCCGCCGTCGCCGGCGACGCCCTCCACGGGTGGCTCCCCCGCCGCGCCACCTCCTTCCAGAAGCTCGAGAAG ATCGGGTCGGGGACGTACAGCAACGTGTACAAGGCGAGGGATTTGGAGACGGGGCGGGTGGTGGCGATGAAGAAGGTAAGGGTGGAGAGGGTGAATGGGAAGGAGGCGGAAGAGGGGGTGAGGTTCATGGCGAGGGAGATCGCGCTGCTCCGTCGCCTCGACCATCCGAACGTCGTCCGCCTTGAGGGCGTCGCCACCTCCCGGGTCGccgactccccttccctctaccTCATCTTGGAGTACCTTGACCACGATCTCGCTGGCCTCGCCGCCTACCCTGGTGTCAAATTCTCCGAGGCCCAG ATCAAATGCTATATGAAACAATTACTTTCCGGGCTTGAGCACTGCCACAGCCAAGGTGTCTTGCATCGTGATATAAAGGGTTCAAATCTGCTTCTTAGTAAAGAAGGAATTCTTAAGATAGCTGATTTTGGACTAGCTACTTCCTACGATCCCAATCACATACAGCCCATGACTAGTAATGTCGTCACTCTATGGTATCGTCCTCCCGAACTCCTACTAGGTGCTACTCATTATGGTGTTGGCGTTGACCTCTGGAGTGTGGGTTGCATTTTGGCAGAGCTGCTCACTGGGAAGCCAATACTGCCAGGAAGGACAGAG gTGGAACAGttgcacaaaatttttaaattatgtggAACCCCATCTGAGGATTATTGGAAGAAATCAAAGTTGCCGCAAAAGCCTACTTTCAGAACATACAAGCGTTGTATAGGAGAAACATTTGCGAGCCTTCCACCTTCTTCATTGTCTCTCATTGAAACACTTCTGGCAGTTTACCCTGCTGAGCGTGGGACAGCCACTGCTGCTCTTAACAGTGAA TTTTTCACCACAGAGCCTTATGCCTGCGAACCGTCAAGCTTGCCTCAGTATCCTCCAACCAAAGAAATTGACAGGAACTTGAGGGTAGCTAAAGCTAGAAG GCAAAAGAGGATTAATGGGAAAGTAAATTGTGAAGCGGCGAAGAGAGTCCGATTTGGACATCTTAGCTGTGGATCACTGCTAGCTCCAGAAGCAAGTGCTGAACCATACGTGAAACTGGAT CGACGGAGATTGATGACTTCAAGCATCATGAGCAGACCCAAGAAATTTCCACCACCCCATCTTGATGCAGCAATCGGATTCCCAAGGGACGTGTTGCATAAAAGCACCGAATCCTTCAGCACGATTGATTCATCATTTGATTGTTCAATTGTTGAAGCCAGTAGAGTGCTGGGTGGCGCATTGCCTGGTTCAGTGGATCATTCAGGTAGGGGTACTAGCAGGAGGAAGATCAGAAGCAAAGAATACCATTACATGACCCCTCATAGTGTTCTAATTGGGGCACTTAGGCCATACTCAAAAGCTCATCTGATGGAGCCAAGGAATAAAAATAAAGCATACATAAGATCTAGGAATTAG